The following proteins are co-located in the Carassius auratus strain Wakin chromosome 7, ASM336829v1, whole genome shotgun sequence genome:
- the LOC113105576 gene encoding zinc transporter ZIP1 — MVAMDYLLQVKVGALVGLLFLTLFFGFIPARMKWFQVSSGTATHRAVLSFVSCFAGGVFLSACLLDIIPDYLSDIHEVLQKQGLDEGFPLAEFIIACGFFTVLILEKIVLSCTEGHRNEETAPLIAPAGNGHAHGHPSVIDLEGSGHHVHVDFHAHSSFRSFMLFLSLSLHSVFEGLAIGLQTTDTKVLEICIAILVHKSIIVFSLSVKLVQSAVRPLWVALYVAVFAMMSPLGIGIGIIVIEAQLKAGAFIQAVLEGMAAGTFVYITFLEILPHELNSPERPLLKVFFLLCGFSVMAGLCFMG, encoded by the exons ATGGTCGCTATGGATTACCTGCTGCAGGTGAAAGTTGGAGCTCTGGTTGGGCTGCTGTTCCTAACTCTGTTTTTTGGTTTTATCCCAGCGCGGATGAAATGGTTTCAAGTCTCTAGTGGAACAG CGACCCACAGGGCTGTGCTGAGTTTTGTGAGCTGCTTCGCAGGTGGCGTCTTCCTGTCTGCCTGTTTGTTAGACATCATCCCAGATTATCTTTCCGACATACATGAAGTGCTACAAAAACAAGGCCTTGAT GAAGGATTCCCGCTTGCAGAGTTCATCATTGCGTGTGGCTTCTTCACTGTCTTGATCTTGGAAAAGATAGTTCTGAGTTGCACAGAGGGCCACAGAAATGAGGAGACGGCTCCTCTTATAGCTCCTGCAGGTAACGGACATGCCCATGGACATCCCTCTGTGATTGATCTGGAGGGGAGCGGTCACCACGTCCACGTGGATTTTCACGCACACTCGTCCTTCCGCTCCTTCATgctcttcctgtctctctctctccactcggTGTTTGAGGGTTTGGCCATTGGCTTGCAGACCACAGACACAAAG GTGCTGGAGATCTGCATCGCTATCCTGGTCCACAAGAGCATCATCGTCTTCAGTCTGTCGGTGAAGCTGGTCCAGAGCGCGGTCAGGCCCCTGTGGGTGGCGCTCTATGTAGCTGTCTTCGCTATGATGTCTCCTCTGGGCATCGGCATCGGCATCATTGTGATCGAGGCTCAGCTGAAGGCTGGTGCTTTCATCCAGGCGGTGCTGGAGGGGATGGCGGCCGGGACGTTTGTCTACATCACCTTCCTAGAGATCCTTCCCCATGAACTGAACTCCCCTGAGCGACCTCTGCTCAAAGTGTTCTTCCTCCTGTGTGGTTTCTCAGTAATGGCTGGTCTGTGTTTCATGGGCTGA